aatatacactgtattaagccgctacagacactagcctactgaaaactaacttcggactggactatagttgaaccccaatcagtctcccaccgatccaaggtacagttgtactcctacgcctctgaccccagcaggatactacgcacttgattcccttagctgatctcacccacaaccaagagttgctgcaacccaaaatcacagacatgataataaacagatctgtctcacacagaaaagtctatcaaaggataagtctgtctcccacagataaaccctaggttttgttccgtcttttgatataaaatcaaggtgaacaggaaccaattgataatccggtcttatattcccgaagaacagcctagattaatcaatcaactctctacaatccttcctgactacacaagcggattttcgaggaatcacaaacagtgagatgaagatgtttgtgacttcttcatatttcctatcggagaactctcacgatctcaagccaatcaatcgattgtaatcgtacgatagaagatgcaagatcagatcacacaactacgataaagtagtatcggtatggcttcacaatcccaatgaagtctttaagtcgttaacctgattttagagaagaaaatcaaagattaatggagatcgactctagcgggtgcactagtagcacaaagacgtgtggggattagttttgcacaatgctagatgtctcatttatatagctttcaaatcagggttttgccttagttacaaagcaatccatattcaccgttagatgaaaacctgatttagattcaagctaatatttctcaaccgttagatcgaaaacttagcttgtcacacacacttgggtagacgtttactgggtttgtgaaaaccatgcccaaacgtgtacgtgtatgttggttcaacatggtaacccaaaaaagttaaccatatgagcatttcatattaaccttgttcttcttcaccataactagttcaattgactcaaatgaattagttaaagagttgttcaattgttatgagatcttatgtaactacacaagacacaattgaaacaaagatgattcgattcgattgaatcggctcatgaacattatagccacggtttgcataaagcattccttagtaatttaatgtttcatgttcagagcacatctttagatcataacctcttaagttcacaaacaagttcacggacttaagttaatcggttgtgttttccaaactcaacagaaattctcggaaagaaaacttccgccagttcgcggactgagttcgcggacttagaacacaaacgagttttggaaaatccagcagaaattctcggtcgagaacttccgaaagttcgcgtactgagtctgcggactgggttcgcggacttggcaagccaattccacaatcctctcgatttctcttgatcaacaaagttcgaaaacttcggttcaaggaatacatggttatgtaatctaaactctcatttcaatcattgagacattctcagaggacgctgtgtagccgttattcacagaccgattcacgtcagagcaattctcaaagtgattgaaacttttcatgacttttgtcactaggtgaagataaacttgatcaaagcgaaacgctttaccaacacacgatttcgagataaaagataagcaatgaatgctcagctctaaatgtcaaatgtgtatgatctagtctatatagcatacgacttttgtctcataagaagtaggagatagaatagatagacttttgagtgatagataagttcaagtctccacatacctttttgttgatgaagttccacggttccttgtatagatcttcgtcgttgtacgatgaatcaccatgaagtccttgagcttaactacacttttctatcctagttcgagacttagctatgtaggctagaaatcaagactcatagttttgatcactaacattgacaaacatgcttgagatagcaacgcatgcgaggtcgaccgagctatgctctaacaatctcccctttgtcaattttagtgataaaactattaatacatatggaatacaaaaaagataaactttagtggctcctattccatagtctaatcttcaacattccctgaaatcttcgtccttccaagtactccaatgatcccaaaggttgtaagtttagcatcaccgttgttgaagatccgtagctataataatgagagaaatagagattctcaatcattattacacagtgtcatagtattattatgtaatatcaaagtccaattgtatcccgactttaacaataatactacggtgatatgtatcactcccccttagacaatactccatcttgatcatggaaaccacttacccttacacaatgatccgaaaaccatatgtatttgtagtgtgaactacattatttctccccatttttgtcaataaaattgacaaaggtacaagaacgagatcataatgaaatttccacaagagacatttcatagactaaaagaaaaatacataccaacttaatttagatgcaatcataaagccgaagctaacacattcatcaaggagttttaagatacaagataacccctataaaattccacagccgcactcccgcaagatattaccattaagcacaagttcaaaagaactctcccccatttgatgtcattcccgagagaacaacaagagcgaccttaatttcgaaagaaaagaaggattttttattggccaccaaaaccataggaatgattttttatccaaagctcaaccaaattaatcacaagtaaacccatgattaattcaattggaatacacaactaaatcaaaccacaaaagtgatcaatttaattgaaagtgctcaacataagtaaactcacggagctacgactaagtcaatcatacggagatgactaacttaaccgttcaatactcaacataaggaaaaccttacggaatatacgactacattaaccaaagaacatgatagtgtagcctttcatatactcaacacaagaattgtggaatatatgaaaactcaactagattaattacaagagaacctataattaatctaattggaatacaaacaaccaaactaatcaccgaagtaatcaatttaattattttgggctcaacataagagaacttatggaaccccgactaagttcatcatagaatatgacaaccttaaccgtacatgtactcgacataagaaagaaacttatggagtacaactaaataaccaaactagttgattaatttagttcctaatgctcgacatatagcatcttatggaacaaccaacaaagccaaagaaatcgacttagttgtaaggtgctcaacataagacaccaatggagccttcacggtaaaacataataaatggatcaatgaagatcaataccgtggataacatacaaggatctattctattttccatcataacgatataatagactttatccttgttgaacaaaagattttatcctattttccatcaaatacatgattgcataggcataacttttgtatatgtcaaaagtccattcgtcctttcatcaatacgaataccgattcatgaacgactttacttttgactgcaatatgggaccttcaagttcacggacgtaaacaatacatatcccataaaaaattgcaatatcacaaaccattaaaatactgcaataaacatcatcctccaaatatttttagaatttaataccaataaacctaaaaaataacataagaagatgaaaacaaaaatagctatgtgtagtcacaatcatcgctattcaaagcactagttattcttccaactaatccaaaaagaagacatcctaggcgacaatgcctttgagaaattcagcatcattcccaactccttgttgtcaacagccattggaacatacggttcacgaagataggagtttatatcaacgaactgtcttggctgattatgtcgtaccaggctctctgaatttctaaggactttgacacaaaagcctttatttcacgaatctcctttcttacttccttcaactcatcaagaacatcggaaaacttctgagagttagaaggcacaaccctgggatttttgtattccttctttttcttttcagggacttagaaacaagatttttctttttccttgattgaagatttaacaatcatgttgacatcctttccatctgacatggtgctttgagaacagttataaacaactggatttgtgtgttgaatcacttaactcaacaagcaatcttatataggatgtcaaaaaggaaaaaggaatgtagggttcgaaacctattgacaggttcgtatacgcccaactctaaaaccctataaagagtagaattgtcgataataaccctttattttatttgatagacagaaaataacaaatctaagaaaagaaggaaaaactttactgaagcctgaatcagcactcaatcttgtctcttttcgatcaggcacatgagacaagattttcccaacaacacaatcaagttgtgttgcgatgaacaacgatttgtccatctttttcctcaagggaggaatcttcagacttctgtctatcaaaacgattcgaccatactttcttttcaaatggtcttactctatccctggaaaccaacttcttagacgaagataagatcctacatacctcggcggtcttctgagcaagtttcagcttccttgctaatcgatctgctcttcgttgaagtttgctggcgtgccttatttggtgcttgtacttgtaacaccttgatagttcgtgtcccttcatcgaacaaaacgagcacgtcaaacttggatagtattcaggcatctgagatgtgcaagcagctagacatacagtagatcctgaaacattactgacagggtttccagttagagaatcttccagcttgattgggtttccttcttctccgaacccattgaggttgatatatgtattgctacaagtatcaaaatcgatgttttcaccaaggagccctacacttgatttcctatcttcatcggaatcataggtttcagacatttcatcaagtgttacagctagacctttgttcccagtgtattttctacgatttgggcattcgttagcaaaatggccaaaacccttacacttaaagcactgaggcatgtcctcgtcatcagcctcgtcagcatccctgtttttaggaggtacgcgaccgtgaggtttgtctgatgacctaggtttgtctcttgaaaaccgtttacttctcttcaacagaagatccctaaactgtcttgtgatcaaggagaccgacttgtcaaggtcttcatctgaaaaatcattctcagactgatcatcctcagagacatgaacacttttacctttggcaagtaatttagtgctcttgtgctttaaaggcaacatccttaccgactttggatgtatgctcatggtcaaagatctttagcttcccaaccaaggtgtttctggaaagattattgaggttattcccctcaacgatggcatgcttcttagactcgtatctagatggcagcgatctgagaattttcatcacaatgtccttttcaggaatagtcttacccaatgcaaaagatgcattaaaatttcagacactttgtgattaaactcatcaaatgtttcttcatctccatacgaaggttctcccaatcggaattaaggttttgaagcctagcttccttttcactggagtttccttcaaatacggtttctaagatatcccaagcatctttagacctagtgcaattagacacatggtgttgaagacttggggcaatggcatgtatgatagcatttaacccttcagaattctgctttgcagcaagaatctcggcagcattatattcaccaatattcttgggaacagttccgtctccagctgcaacaacgggcgcatcataaccattcaccacatatacccatgattgaaaatcacgcgattgaagaaaagctcgcataaattttccaccataagtaattggagccatcgaagactggtggtacgttaatagagatagcacctctgtccatagagtcagatcgctacaaacacggacttgttaggtcttaaacgtgtttgcctgctctgataccaattgaaaaacgggggtctaacaacaccacccaatatttcgcttagcaatctgtatggactaactccgaaatacttttagagaatcaactagacagtcagactcaatctagataaaagtatctcaaggagttaatatctcgatttgatttttactcaagctaaaaaccgagtctttatcaaagaatacttggacggtaccaaagaccaatgtccaaggatcaatcaatatcaatcaacaaccaaaggttggatttccaattgatgatcacgaacgcacaacctgtattatttcaattatataaaatataatgcggaaaagaaataacacagacaccagaaattttgttaacgaggaaaccgcaaatgcagaaaaaccccggacctagtccagattgaatacacactgtattaagccgctacagacactagcctactgcaaactaacttcggactggactatatttgaaccccaatcactctcctaccgatccaaggtacagttgtactcatacgcctcggatcccagcaggatactgcgcacttgattcccttagttgatatcacccacaaccaagagttgctgcaacccaaaatcacagacttgataataaacagatctgtcccacacagaaaagtctatcaaaggataaatctgtctcccacagataaaccctaggttttgttccgtattttgatataaaatcaaggtgaacaggaaccaattgataatccggtcttatattcccgaagaacagcctagattaatcaatcacctctctacaatccttcctgactacacaagcggatttccgaggaatcacaaacagtgagacgaagatgtttgtgacttctttatctttcctatcagataactttcacgatctcaagtcagtcaatcgattgtactcgtacgatagaagatgcaagatcagatcacacaactacgataaagtagtatcggtatggcttcacaatcccaatgaagtctttaagtcgttaacctgattttagagaagaaaatcaaaggttaatggagatcgactctagcgggcgcactagtagcacacagacgtttggggattagttttgcacaatgctagatgtctcctttatatagccttcaaatcagggtttttccttagttacaaagcaatcctattcgttagatgaaaacctgatttagattcaagctaatatttctcaaccgttagatcgaaaacttagcttgtcacacacacttgggtagacgtttactggttttgtgaaaaccatgcccaaacgtgtacgtgtatgttggttcaacatagtaacccaaaaagctaaccatttgagcatttcatattaaacttgttcttcttcaccataactagttcaactgactcaaatgaactagttaaagagttgttcaattgctatgagatcttatgtaactacacaagacacaattgaaacaaagatgatttgattcgattgaatcggctcatgaaaattatagccatagtttgcataaagcattccttagtaatttaatgtttcatgttcagagcacatctttagattataacctcttaagttcacaaataagttcgcggacttaagttaatcggttgagttttccaaaaccagcagaaattctcggaaagagaacttccaccagttcgtggacttagaacacaaacgagttttggaaaatccagcagaaattctcggtcgagaacttccgacagttcgcgtactgagtctgcggactgggttcgcagacttggcaagccaattccacaatcctcccgatttctcttgatcaacaaagtttgaaaacttcggttcaaggaatacatggttatgtaatctaaactctaatttcagtcattgagacattctcagaggacgctatgtagccgttattcacagaccgactcacgtcagagaaattctcaaagtgattgaaacttttcatgactttcgtcactaggtgaagataaacttgatcaaagcgaaacgctttaccaaaacacgatttcgagataaaagataagcaatgaatgctcaactcgaaatgtcaaatgtgtatgatctactctatatagcatacgacttttgtctcataagaagtaggagatagaatagatagacttttgagtgatatataagttcaagtctccacatacctttttgttgatgaagttccacggttccttgtatagatcttcgttgttgtatgatgaatcgccatgaagtccttgagctcaactacacttttctatcctcgtccgagacttagttatgtaggctagaaatcaagactcatagttttgatcactaacattgacaaacatgcttgagatagcaacgcatgcaaggtcgaccgagctatgctctaacaacaatgaTATACTACACCGTCTAAAACAATTGTATCCCTAGATAAATCCTCAtatttttgaataggtgaataatcattaatattattaggatttgaaatagaaacaacattatcatcataaggctcaattggagTAATGATTTCCTCGTCATTATGACTAAAAATTTCAAATTGCTCATCAACACTATTTTCATCCTCGCCTAAACGTGTAGTAAGTTCATTGACTGCAACACTTAAAGCTGCAATTCTTCATTTCTTTTCTAAGGCATATTTTTGTTCAGTTTCAATTAATTGATCGATCCTATCATTCAAAGAGTTAATCGAATAATTGATTACGTTTTCATTAATTTGTGAAGTTTCAATGAAACGCCGGAGAACATCTTCTAGAGAAATAATCTTGTCATAAGAAGAATTAGGTTGCAAAGAACATTCATTATGACCATTATAATATTGCTCAGTTTCTCGTTCATATGATTGACGCACGTGTGAAtaataattgggatcaccatggtatgaaccataaccttcaaaaggtcgGTAGTGGTCCCAAATATTATCCTCACTATGGTAATGTCCGTTTTGAAAttcagtcggatattcattgtattggtccTCATAATACAGGTCGACATTTTTTTTGGTGCACGTGCAAATGCAGGGTCGACTAAATCGGGTAGGCTCAGGTTACCTTAAGcagaatatacctacagtcaaagactggtcaccGGTACTGGGCTAAGGTTTGTGGAATTtcggctggtaactcccataaggcccaaggcacgggttcaacGTACTTTTTCACgggttttcctaaaatcggttgtctgacgatgcaattggtgtgtgcaacgtgtttttttttttaaagaaaacaaaaatatttacaaagaaaaaaattttCTAGACTAATTatgtacaaataaataaaatatctaaagaatcaGAATATTTTCTAAAATgaatatttacaaaaataaataaaaaataaaaattggataCTTACCTGTTTAGTGCCCAAATCTTATTTTCACTTTAAATCTCCAATTATCCTGcacactaaaaataaaaaaatacccaAGTAAAATCTAGAAAGAAAAATCTAAACTATCCTAATATTTACAAATTTAAtagaaattaaaacaaaaacttTATTTTtagtccccgacagcggcgccaaaaacttgatgagaTATTTTATTATACCGCAAGAGCACGGTTGTCTATTGGACAGTATGCAAGTACGGTTCGTTCCACAGGGACTAAAACTGTTACCTTCAATTTTTAATTAAATAGAATGATAAAAAGAATAATTAAAGataataaaaacagaaaataaataaagataCCAGGGCTTCCGACTCTACCACAATTGTGCACACAAGATAATTTAACCAATCTctataaaattattttaattacTTCAAGACGATTTAGGACATATTTGACGCCTCGGAAGATATAACGTTTAAACCAACTATTGCATTTTCAAAATACTAACAATTCTCTTCATTTTAAGATGCTGGTCTCTACACAAGAATATTAAAATTATTTATCAAAGCACAAGGACATATGAAGAAAAGTTGCTATCGTGACAAAACGAAAATATGGgaccaaaagaattattatagaaaatcaaattaaattctCTTGTATACATCATCGGGTTTCATCGTGAACCCTAATAGAGAGATTATTCGGCCattacaaaagaagaagaatgtctaagaaaaagaaagaaaaatacactAATGCTCGCGGAACCCGCCTCCCCTCCTTGATTGAATATCACGGTATGTATAGGTCCAGAAGAATTCTACCTTCCATTTTAATTCCCATTATTACATCATCAACCCAATAGAATTTTTCCATGTGGCAAGtagtaacaaaatcaccaataAGGATATGCCATGTCATATATGCTACACATAATATATTTGACTTTTCTCTACAAAATATTCTCACTTTATTTTGTTTATATGGCTCATAATGTCACATGCATGGACATTATATTTCCACGGGATCCACGAAAATTCTGTTTTATTCTCTTTATGTTTAATTAatcttctttcctattttgtaatTCAAACTTCCATAATTCTCCGACGCATGTGCATGTGTCCCATTCGAGCATCTTTGTGAATGAAGTTCGCATTTAACGTTCTTCCACTTTCATTTTTAGTAAGAAATATTACGAGCAAATGATGTCGACATTCAAGTTTGGTTTCATTTTCTTCAAGGTATCCAATAACCCATATTCTCTGCATGTAAGCCCAGTTTTAGTTGTTTTTCTCACCGAGCTCATTTTAGTCATTTACctaaaaaacaaaataattacCCAAATTAGAACAAAAatgagcaccaacaatatatattatcAAGGCTAATTAAGACACAAATATGTGTCTATCACTAAGTACATACAAAACTCAGTCCATGAACAGTCGGCGCATAAAGCATGCTAGCAAACTTATTCAGCACGCCCGACAATAAACTAAGCATGTCGACCAATTTATTTTTTCGCATTTACAGTCGTCTTGTTCAAAAATGCAACACATTGACGACTGTCTATTAGTCGTCATCTTATTTTTACAAAACCATGACGACTAACAACAAAATTTGATATAGGAAAACTTGTTTTCTGGGAGTTATTAATCGTCAAGGTTTAGCATTTCAAAACCTGACGACTATTAATACTACATCACTAAATGTTACTTTCAGAAATAAAATTCTTTGAAAAGTCGTTACGCTATTCATCCTATAAACTTGAcgactaaaaataaatatgaaaagtcgtcatgctCGACGAAGAGATACCATGACGACCATGTAATTACAGTTCAAAAATTTCGATTTATCCGACCTAATATACCattcaaacaacaaaacaaaatactAGATAGAGTTTTAAAGGATtagtcaacaacaaaaaaatattaatgtTTTCATTTGAAAACGGTGAACtattaggaaggaaaaaggaattgatCATTGGATTGAAGGAGGAAAAGAATAAGGTTTGGatctaaaataaaaaaagaaataattTTAGTTATTATTAGGAGAAAGGTAATTTAGTTAacttcatacacatttgacaccCTTAGCTTACCATTATGGTTGGGAACAAAATTTGGATAtctcaattaatctgggtatacccaatTTGACCGTTATGTAATTCTCACCTTAATATTTAAGGTTTAATCCTTTCAACAGTTGACTGTGAGACAAGTTGCAAGACCTTAAATATGAGCCTCAAATAATGATGGTTCCATAGTGCTAGCTTGTAGGACCTGCCTAACTGTCTAATTGGACAACTCCATCTCACATCAGTACAATATCCATAATTTTCCTAGGACATCCAACTTCAATTCATTCCAAAGGGTACCCAACCCAAATGCCCTCCAGGCATTTTACCTTTTAAGTTTGTAACATCACTTGTTTGAGCACATGTATTCTGTACGTCCGTGTATGTGCATGAAGTTGACTACGAAGTGAAGTCTAACCACGACGAGATTGAGAGAGAAGTTATTATTAAGTTTAGGTTCAAAATAGAGATGCATATACAATTGTGACACTCAATTATGACCCATCTGAGAACATCTACATCTAAGGATAATGTAAGACATGAACCTGTAAAACAAGATGAAACAAATCATAATCACAACATTTCTCCATCTACTGCCCTCTCCAAACCCTGCTTCTTTTAAAACATCTTCTCCAGTCACTATACAAGCTCCAAACAAGCGATCCAAGCATTTCCCTGCTCCAGAGAACTCGTTTATCAGTAGCCCTTCAAACGGATACTTGAATAGTGATATGTAATGCATGAATACCCAATAATTTGGCATCCCACTCTTCGATATGAAGTAGCCAGAGAACAGAAAGAATGATCCCATTACACCAGATATTATGGAGTTTCCAACTATGAAATTCGGCACCAGAGCGCTGAAACAAACTACCACCGAATTCGCAgtgtagaaaatcaaccaaatcAACAGCAAGAAATACATGAAAGCCGTGAAGCTCCTGTTCAGACCCACAAGCCAGTATAATGGTACTGAGAACAAGATAGCAAGTATTAGTAGAAACGGTAGAAATACTATTCCGTTCGCGATCACGTAAGACGAAACCCTGTAGCTTCCACTTGAAATTTCTTTCATTAGTATCTCTCTTTCCTGCAAGAAGATGGGTAGAGCTTCGGTGGTGCAAGATAATAGAAATGTTAATACAAATGCAAATAAGCCCACCCTCTCTTCGGCCCCTGTTAGATTATCTTTGAGATCGTAAAATATCGAACCCAACACCAATCCAACGACTAGCATTTGAATTGTTCTACAAGTGAACAACTCTTTAGTTCGATAAACATTCTTTGTGAACCTATGAGTGAGTATAAAGACTTCCCGGAGTCGAGAATTAGCGAAACCACAAGGATTAAGATCAAGTCCAGCACTGAAAACTTCTTCATTGACTACCTTAGATTGCTGAAAGAGCTGTTGTAATGTGCACTTACCACTTCTTACCTCACTTTCTTGATCTCCAGTAACTCTCTTCTGTTGCAACTGGAGTGGATCTTGAATTATACTTACTAGTTGCACT
This DNA window, taken from Papaver somniferum cultivar HN1 chromosome 3, ASM357369v1, whole genome shotgun sequence, encodes the following:
- the LOC113356456 gene encoding ABC transporter G family member 5-like, whose product is MKKQGCEIEAQGINYSINAHKNSFCKIFNSNQPQQQQQQRHDQLKAAGETVSSSKQVLKNVNCHAKPWEILAIVGPSGAGKSTLLEVLAGRLTPQTSSIFVNQKPFDRAQFKKISGYVTQKDTLFPLLTVEETLMFSAKLRLTLPPSQLNSRVKALIEELGLSHVAKTRVGDDRLRGVSGGERRRVSIGVDVIHDPRVLILDEPTSGLDSTSALQIIDMLKIMAETRGRTIILTIHQPGFRIVKLFNSLLLLANGSVLHHGSIDQLQLKMRSIGLQLPLHVNVVDFAIDSVEDLQHEQQQVQLVSIIQDPLQLQQKRVTGDQESEVRSGKCTLQQLFQQSKVVNEEVFSAGLDLNPCGFANSRLREVFILTHRFTKNVYRTKELFTCRTIQMLVVGLVLGSIFYDLKDNLTGAEERVGLFAFVLTFLLSCTTEALPIFLQEREILMKEISSGSYRVSSYVIANGIVFLPFLLILAILFSVPLYWLVGLNRSFTAFMYFLLLIWLIFYTANSVVVCFSALVPNFIVGNSIISGVMGSFFLFSGYFISKSGMPNYWVFMHYISLFKYPFEGLLINEFSGAGKCLDRLFGACIVTGEDVLKEAGFGEGSRWRNVVIMICFILFYRFMSYIILRCRCSQMGHN